A section of the Halostella salina genome encodes:
- a CDS encoding glycosyltransferase family 4 protein, with the protein MVSGNYGMFSASSSLYCLRVVNLCMSKLRPVLLNAVDTGGAANATRRIHEGLRDIGVESRMLVRQQSRDSPYIVGPRSKVGKALARIRPMADTLPLQLYEDVGPFSLDWVPDRIPSRISQMDPDLVHLNWIAGGYISISSLSDFDAPLVWRFPDMWPMTGGCHYSDGCDRYRDACGDCPKLDSKRSLDLSRVTMKRKQRALDDTDVTVVAPSNWLASCAEESALFGGCRIEVIPNGLDTDVFRPNDSKTGRNLFDLPTNSRLIGFGSVGPLSNPRKGFEPFQNAIKSLAADHDDIELVVFGASEPEDPPDFGLPTHYVGYLNDEQSLSLLYSCLDVMAVPSRYEGFGQTVTESMACGTPVVAFDATGPSDTVVHKDTGYLAEPYDPIDFANGIEWILRDEDLREQLEVNARRRAEEQYHYTTVARQYQEVYSELI; encoded by the coding sequence ATGGTGTCTGGGAACTATGGGATGTTTTCTGCATCGTCGTCCTTATATTGTCTCCGCGTGGTGAATTTATGCATGTCTAAACTTCGTCCCGTATTGTTAAACGCGGTGGATACGGGTGGAGCTGCCAATGCGACACGTCGGATTCACGAAGGACTTCGTGACATTGGTGTCGAATCCCGAATGCTTGTTCGACAACAATCACGTGATAGCCCATACATCGTAGGACCACGCTCGAAAGTTGGCAAGGCATTAGCTCGAATTCGTCCTATGGCGGATACACTCCCGTTGCAACTCTACGAAGATGTTGGCCCATTTTCTCTTGATTGGGTACCCGATCGAATACCGAGTCGAATTTCACAGATGGACCCAGACCTGGTTCATCTCAATTGGATAGCAGGCGGGTATATCAGCATATCGTCCCTCTCAGACTTCGACGCACCTCTCGTATGGAGATTTCCTGATATGTGGCCCATGACTGGCGGCTGCCACTACAGCGATGGCTGTGATCGATACCGTGACGCCTGTGGAGACTGTCCAAAGCTCGATAGCAAGCGTTCGTTGGATCTATCGCGAGTGACGATGAAGCGGAAACAGCGTGCCCTTGATGATACTGACGTGACTGTCGTAGCCCCTAGCAACTGGCTAGCGTCGTGCGCCGAAGAGAGTGCTCTGTTCGGTGGCTGTCGTATCGAAGTGATTCCAAATGGGCTCGATACTGACGTGTTCCGCCCAAATGATTCCAAGACTGGACGCAATCTATTCGACCTCCCAACCAATTCCCGGTTAATTGGATTTGGTTCCGTAGGTCCCCTTAGCAACCCACGGAAGGGATTTGAACCCTTCCAGAATGCAATCAAGTCTTTAGCTGCCGATCATGACGATATCGAACTCGTTGTATTCGGCGCGAGCGAACCTGAGGATCCACCGGATTTCGGTCTCCCGACACATTACGTGGGATATCTAAACGATGAGCAGAGTTTATCTCTCCTCTACTCGTGTCTCGATGTCATGGCGGTGCCATCGCGTTATGAGGGATTTGGACAAACGGTAACCGAATCGATGGCATGTGGTACACCGGTTGTGGCGTTCGATGCGACTGGGCCCTCAGATACTGTAGTGCATAAGGATACAGGTTATTTGGCGGAGCCATACGATCCAATTGATTTTGCTAACGGTATTGAATGGATATTACGAGATGAGGATCTGAGGGAGCAGTTAGAAGTAAATGCCCGTAGACGTGCTGAGGAGCAATATCACTATACAACGGTCGCGCGTCAGTATCAAGAGGTATACAGCGAACTTATATAG
- a CDS encoding alkaline phosphatase family protein, which translates to MEKILKGIKNPGLAANHVLAWPALMLSSRGLLGTNVFSTNFDLVILLDTCRVDALRIVSEEYDFINKVESRISVGGTSGEWIAATFDKRHSAKIKQTAYLAANGYAKVILEEEGRGEFDDMNVHVDSRFHSRLMDWDTVDASELGRLEHLWRYESKGEEGRYGHVEGHSPPRYVTDRGITVDRTYDFDTIILHYNQPHSPYTSNALREQRSLKQYESDPGEYIKRTGDKQTVFDSYLDDLRSVLDEVETLLQNIDRENVLITADHGEAFGEFGVFGHAWGSLHPHVRRVPWVKTSAEDTGEYSPESIDESTPERTVEETLKALGYV; encoded by the coding sequence ATGGAGAAGATTCTGAAAGGGATTAAAAATCCTGGACTAGCCGCAAACCATGTATTGGCGTGGCCAGCTCTAATGTTGTCATCAAGGGGGCTATTGGGTACAAATGTGTTTTCAACTAATTTCGATTTAGTAATATTACTAGATACCTGTCGAGTAGACGCACTAAGGATCGTCTCCGAGGAATATGATTTCATAAATAAGGTCGAGAGTCGCATCTCTGTAGGAGGAACATCCGGGGAGTGGATCGCTGCAACATTTGACAAGCGGCACTCGGCGAAAATCAAACAAACGGCATATCTAGCTGCAAACGGTTACGCTAAAGTGATTTTAGAAGAAGAGGGGAGGGGAGAATTCGATGACATGAATGTACATGTGGATTCTCGGTTTCATTCGAGACTCATGGATTGGGATACAGTTGACGCCTCTGAATTGGGCCGGCTAGAACATCTCTGGAGATACGAATCGAAGGGAGAAGAAGGTAGATACGGGCACGTCGAAGGACATTCACCCCCTAGATACGTGACTGATCGGGGAATCACGGTTGACCGTACCTATGATTTCGACACTATAATTCTCCATTATAACCAGCCTCATAGCCCATACACCTCCAATGCTCTAAGGGAACAAAGGTCATTGAAACAGTATGAGAGCGACCCCGGTGAATATATCAAGAGAACTGGTGATAAGCAAACAGTTTTTGATTCATATCTTGATGACTTGAGATCTGTCTTAGACGAGGTCGAGACATTGTTACAGAATATAGACAGAGAAAACGTATTGATAACTGCAGACCACGGAGAAGCATTCGGGGAGTTCGGAGTGTTTGGTCATGCATGGGGTAGTTTACACCCCCATGTCCGAAGAGTTCCTTGGGTAAAGACCTCTGCGGAGGATACTGGAGAATACAGTCCCGAATCAATTGATGAGTCCACTCCCGAACGAACAGTTGAGGAGACACTCAAAGCGTTGGGTTATGTTTGA
- a CDS encoding sulfatase, which produces MDRPNIICVSVDSLRSDFCSFSENPGENTTPFLQSLIDEATLFTNTISPSIWTLPVHTSIFSGLFPPEHGVLTGSDVLSESHPTFAEILSESGYSTNAFYTNAWLDTADILRGFDKKNTEDVSDSETQGFSIKHKIAHAAGLLSPKIKYFLTRSYRGQKQYREWRGHDPIDGTKGTGGEKTISAAIRETGVQNAPFCWFVHLNDAHHLYTPPNPYHRLFTNRNTAALTYNVEWWQKRLYYSRSKRLKATAGDITPPAYEVDTFKNLYRGAIRYCDSLIERLTDELKQVGEWENTILIVFGDHGDGFGEDGVYGHHFSLHESVTSVPLLIRDPTGQIPPETVPSPTSLVDIYATVLGLTGIDGPETNSVDLTEESREYAYSYYDISGHDYYTDAASYGVEQDRLPPAKQYGIWGPNGEKVISYPDRGDYVMSQDADEALRKQLDAHTQQLELIESEDRELTDSVERRLVEMGYLRE; this is translated from the coding sequence ATGGATAGACCAAACATTATTTGTGTTTCTGTCGACAGCCTTCGCTCAGATTTTTGTTCATTTTCTGAGAATCCAGGTGAAAATACCACACCATTTCTACAATCATTAATCGATGAGGCGACATTATTTACAAATACTATTAGCCCTTCAATTTGGACGCTCCCTGTCCATACATCCATCTTTTCCGGATTATTTCCTCCTGAACACGGGGTTCTTACAGGTTCAGATGTCCTTAGCGAAAGTCACCCAACATTTGCAGAGATCCTTTCGGAAAGTGGCTATTCAACGAACGCATTCTATACAAACGCGTGGTTGGATACGGCCGATATTCTTCGCGGATTCGATAAAAAAAACACTGAGGATGTATCTGATTCTGAGACACAGGGATTTTCAATAAAACATAAGATAGCTCATGCCGCAGGGCTTCTTTCTCCAAAAATTAAATATTTTCTTACCAGAAGCTATAGGGGGCAAAAGCAATATCGAGAATGGCGTGGCCATGACCCAATTGATGGGACGAAAGGCACCGGAGGGGAAAAAACAATCTCAGCCGCTATTAGGGAAACCGGTGTTCAAAACGCGCCTTTCTGTTGGTTCGTCCATTTAAATGATGCGCATCATTTATATACTCCCCCCAATCCGTATCACCGGTTGTTCACAAACCGAAACACTGCTGCACTAACATATAATGTTGAATGGTGGCAGAAGCGGCTGTATTATAGTCGGTCTAAACGGCTAAAGGCAACTGCTGGAGATATTACACCCCCGGCGTATGAGGTGGATACCTTCAAAAATCTGTATAGAGGGGCGATTCGCTACTGCGATTCGCTCATTGAACGACTTACTGATGAGCTGAAACAGGTAGGTGAATGGGAGAATACTATATTAATCGTATTCGGCGATCACGGTGATGGTTTTGGTGAAGATGGTGTATATGGGCACCACTTCTCCTTACATGAATCTGTAACAAGCGTTCCATTATTGATTCGAGATCCGACTGGTCAAATCCCACCGGAGACTGTTCCATCGCCGACCTCACTTGTGGATATCTATGCAACAGTGTTAGGACTAACTGGAATTGACGGTCCAGAAACAAACTCGGTTGATCTCACAGAGGAATCTCGTGAATATGCCTATTCGTACTACGACATATCTGGGCACGATTATTATACAGATGCAGCAAGCTATGGGGTTGAACAAGATCGCTTGCCGCCGGCAAAGCAGTATGGTATTTGGGGTCCGAACGGCGAGAAAGTTATCAGTTATCCTGACCGGGGCGACTACGTAATGAGTCAGGACGCTGACGAGGCTCTGCGAAAGCAGCTTGATGCTCACACTCAGCAATTAGAACTGATTGAATCTGAAGATCGTGAACTAACAGACTCAGTAGAACGGCGCCTCGTTGAGATGGGATATTTGCGCGAATGA
- a CDS encoding lipopolysaccharide biosynthesis protein, with product MTNYPVYVRYGIPMLPKAVSSGLLAQMDRYLILVLISPVAAGTYAIGRGLSAFITNISRVLNPTLYPSVSGAWEEDRFDEISKLYTDIIRYYFLIAIPAIVGLSYLAQPIITLISTPSISNESWILVPILGVGFFLRGIDNMLSYILTAAENTQKIAKSVMIAVCINIPANLILIHEYGITGAAIATVVAQSTAFILIYRYATSEIAFAIPWWSLSRSLLAAGIMLTSLYYLPLHFSIVLEIITSVSIGATIYATGLVLIGEFTPSELIALLNR from the coding sequence GTGACCAACTACCCGGTATATGTGCGATATGGCATCCCAATGTTGCCAAAAGCCGTTTCATCAGGCCTATTAGCCCAAATGGATCGCTATCTAATTCTTGTACTCATTTCTCCGGTAGCAGCGGGAACATACGCGATAGGGCGAGGACTGTCGGCATTCATCACAAATATCAGTCGGGTGCTCAACCCAACCTTATATCCCTCTGTATCGGGTGCTTGGGAAGAAGACCGATTTGACGAAATTTCAAAGTTATACACCGATATCATCCGCTATTATTTTCTTATCGCAATCCCTGCTATCGTGGGGCTTTCGTATTTGGCCCAGCCGATTATCACTTTAATTTCAACTCCTAGTATTTCGAATGAGAGTTGGATTCTTGTGCCAATCTTAGGGGTAGGATTCTTTCTACGCGGTATTGATAATATGTTAAGTTATATTCTCACAGCAGCTGAAAATACGCAAAAGATAGCAAAATCCGTAATGATTGCAGTCTGTATCAATATTCCAGCAAATCTTATTCTCATACATGAGTACGGTATTACTGGTGCGGCAATCGCTACGGTCGTCGCTCAATCCACCGCATTCATTCTTATTTATCGCTACGCCACATCCGAGATCGCGTTTGCTATCCCGTGGTGGTCACTCAGCCGGAGCCTCCTAGCTGCTGGCATTATGCTTACTAGTCTTTATTATTTACCGCTTCACTTCTCTATTGTTCTGGAAATTATCACGTCTGTATCAATCGGTGCAACCATTTACGCAACTGGGTTAGTTTTAATAGGGGAATTTACACCTAGTGAATTAATTGCTCTATTGAATCGATAG
- a CDS encoding FkbM family methyltransferase, giving the protein MNEIGDDDVVYDIGANTGLYTLFAAKECSEGEVIAFEPYSPNLELLKHDIDQNQLQNIEVLGVALSDSDGSIEFSQPDTDDVGYGSSSIVTNASEGTTEVTTITGDQLIDDGEIPPPNVVKIDVEGSEPLVIDGLEKALSAPDCRSVYYEVHVQSGDRRPSIGDFGSSPQDLQQRLEDFGFTVNRICSRNGEILYKAEK; this is encoded by the coding sequence ATGAACGAGATCGGAGATGATGACGTTGTATACGATATTGGGGCGAATACTGGACTCTACACACTTTTTGCTGCAAAAGAATGTTCGGAGGGGGAGGTAATCGCGTTTGAACCATATTCTCCGAACCTCGAACTATTGAAACACGATATCGATCAGAACCAGTTACAGAATATTGAGGTCCTTGGGGTGGCTCTTTCGGATTCTGATGGAAGCATCGAATTTAGTCAACCAGATACGGATGATGTGGGTTATGGATCGTCGTCAATAGTAACAAATGCCTCGGAAGGAACGACTGAAGTTACGACCATAACCGGAGATCAGCTAATCGATGACGGAGAAATCCCTCCACCGAACGTGGTAAAAATAGATGTAGAAGGGTCTGAACCGCTTGTTATCGATGGATTAGAAAAAGCACTATCTGCTCCAGATTGTCGCTCTGTTTACTACGAGGTTCACGTACAATCAGGAGATCGTCGACCATCTATCGGGGATTTTGGAAGTTCTCCCCAAGACCTGCAGCAACGACTAGAAGACTTTGGGTTCACAGTTAACAGAATTTGTAGCAGAAACGGTGAAATATTATACAAAGCAGAGAAGTAA
- a CDS encoding GDP-L-fucose synthase family protein, with the protein MTDSTAFWDDKTVMVTGGAGFLGSHLVEDLETRSDSVEIFVPRSDEYDLRDRSAIDRAFEDSDADVVIHLAATVGGIGANRENPGTYFYENAVMGIELMEAARQHGVEKCTILGTICSYPKHTPVPFSEDDLFEGYPEETNAPYGIAKRALLTQSWAYRKQYDFNSIYLLPVNLYGPRDDFDLETSHVIPAIIRKCVEARERGDDSITAWGTGEPTREFLYVKDAADGILTATERYEDRDPVNLGTGEEISIRELIELIAELTGFEGEIEWDTSKPDGQPRRCLDTSRAQEEFGWKATTEFEEGLEETIEWYEQKYDK; encoded by the coding sequence ATGACCGATTCCACCGCCTTCTGGGACGACAAGACGGTGATGGTGACGGGGGGCGCGGGATTCCTCGGAAGCCACCTGGTCGAAGACCTCGAGACGCGATCGGACTCCGTGGAGATTTTCGTACCACGGAGCGACGAGTACGATCTGCGGGACCGATCCGCGATCGATCGCGCGTTCGAGGATTCCGACGCCGACGTCGTCATCCACCTCGCGGCGACTGTCGGTGGGATCGGGGCGAACAGGGAGAACCCGGGGACGTACTTCTACGAAAACGCCGTCATGGGCATCGAACTCATGGAAGCGGCCCGACAGCACGGCGTCGAGAAGTGTACCATCCTCGGCACGATCTGTTCCTATCCCAAGCACACGCCCGTTCCGTTCAGCGAGGACGATCTCTTCGAAGGGTATCCCGAAGAGACCAACGCTCCCTACGGAATCGCCAAACGAGCCCTGTTGACACAGTCCTGGGCCTACCGCAAGCAGTACGATTTCAACAGTATCTATCTCCTGCCCGTGAATCTATACGGGCCACGGGACGACTTCGACCTCGAGACGTCTCATGTTATCCCGGCGATCATTCGGAAGTGCGTCGAGGCCCGGGAGCGAGGCGACGATTCGATCACTGCGTGGGGTACTGGCGAGCCCACCCGGGAGTTCCTTTACGTTAAGGATGCGGCAGATGGGATCTTGACCGCCACGGAGCGCTACGAGGATCGGGATCCGGTGAATCTCGGGACGGGGGAGGAGATCAGCATTCGTGAGTTGATCGAATTGATTGCCGAGCTTACCGGGTTCGAGGGTGAAATCGAGTGGGACACCTCGAAGCCCGACGGGCAGCCACGGCGGTGTCTGGATACGTCAAGGGCGCAGGAGGAGTTCGGTTGGAAGGCTACTACGGAGTTTGAGGAGGGGTTAGAGGAGACGATTGAGTGGTACGAACAGAAATATGATAAATGA
- a CDS encoding GDP-mannose 4,6-dehydratase, producing the protein MDLENRFAERPVFVTGADGFVGSHLTEQLVEFGADVHVFVRATSSGELRNIRHLQDDLTVHRGDLRDKHSVERAMRPLKEYSDTIVFHLGAQAHVGESWKRPYETIDANVVGTLNLLQTVVDLDLDLYSFDTAGTSEEYGNVDDQMEDKHEYDEDGRVLLSERSPVNPTSVYATSKLAADFLTMNFHDAYDVPGVTTRMFNNYGPRQNPRYITGTIITQALEREIVELGNLTPKRDMCYVSDGVRGHMHVALEGNPGEEYVYGYGENISMRDWTNLILDVGAEEGYWERPEIVQREDRYRPGDSDVEELKVGYEKLHAETGWEPTVSWREGVRQTIEWYAENPETWAGRVDWR; encoded by the coding sequence ATGGATCTCGAGAACCGTTTCGCGGAACGTCCGGTGTTCGTCACGGGCGCGGACGGCTTTGTCGGGTCGCATCTCACGGAGCAGCTGGTGGAGTTCGGTGCAGACGTCCACGTCTTTGTCCGTGCGACCTCCAGTGGCGAGCTTCGGAACATTCGACACCTCCAAGACGACCTGACGGTACATCGCGGAGACCTCCGGGACAAGCACTCGGTCGAACGTGCGATGCGGCCCCTGAAGGAGTACTCCGATACGATCGTCTTCCACCTCGGCGCCCAGGCCCACGTGGGGGAATCCTGGAAGCGGCCCTACGAGACGATTGACGCCAACGTCGTCGGCACGCTCAATCTCCTCCAGACCGTCGTCGATCTCGATCTCGACCTCTACAGCTTCGACACGGCTGGCACCTCCGAGGAGTACGGCAACGTCGACGATCAGATGGAGGACAAACACGAGTACGACGAGGACGGCCGCGTGCTCCTCAGCGAACGCTCGCCCGTGAATCCGACGTCAGTGTACGCGACGTCGAAACTCGCAGCGGACTTCCTCACGATGAACTTCCACGACGCCTACGACGTGCCGGGCGTCACGACGCGGATGTTCAACAACTACGGCCCGCGGCAGAACCCACGCTACATCACCGGGACGATCATCACGCAGGCCCTGGAGCGAGAGATCGTCGAACTGGGGAATCTCACGCCGAAGCGCGACATGTGCTACGTCAGCGACGGCGTTCGCGGTCACATGCACGTGGCGCTGGAGGGTAATCCCGGCGAGGAGTACGTCTACGGCTACGGCGAGAACATTTCGATGCGCGACTGGACGAACCTCATCCTCGATGTCGGCGCGGAGGAGGGCTACTGGGAGCGTCCGGAGATCGTCCAGCGGGAGGATCGGTATCGGCCGGGCGACAGCGACGTGGAGGAGCTGAAGGTCGGCTACGAGAAGCTCCACGCCGAGACGGGCTGGGAGCCGACGGTGAGCTGGCGTGAGGGCGTGCGGCAGACCATCGAGTGGTACGCTGAAAACCCCGAGACGTGGGCTGGGAGGGTAGACTGGCGATGA
- a CDS encoding NUDIX domain-containing protein: MSDDPIPHEDWRTIVANVPLVSVDLVVEHDGGVLLGRRTNEPAKGEWFLPGGTVHKNERRREAVHRVAEAELGESVTIQDQLGTVEHFYDTSEFDDVDSKHYLSTAYHCRPVADEPAFELDDQHGALRVVEPPYDDLHEYVRTALELA; this comes from the coding sequence ATGTCCGATGACCCCATCCCCCACGAAGACTGGCGCACCATCGTCGCGAACGTCCCTCTCGTCTCCGTCGACCTCGTCGTCGAGCACGACGGCGGCGTCCTCCTCGGCCGCAGGACGAACGAACCGGCGAAGGGCGAGTGGTTCCTGCCCGGCGGCACCGTCCACAAGAACGAGCGCCGACGCGAGGCGGTCCACCGGGTCGCCGAGGCGGAACTCGGCGAATCGGTCACGATCCAGGACCAACTGGGCACCGTCGAGCACTTCTACGACACGTCGGAGTTCGACGACGTCGACTCCAAGCACTACCTCTCGACGGCCTATCACTGTAGGCCAGTCGCCGACGAGCCGGCCTTCGAGCTTGACGACCAGCACGGCGCCCTCCGGGTCGTCGAGCCGCCATACGACGACCTGCACGAGTACGTGCGGACAGCGCTCGAGTTGGCCTGA
- the wecB gene encoding non-hydrolyzing UDP-N-acetylglucosamine 2-epimerase: MTDITIVLGTRPEIIKLSPVVRACEEREIPCTVIHTGQHYSDELDSVFFERLELPEPDVNLKVGSENHGKQTGEMLIHLEEVLLDKTPDVVLVQGDTNSVLAGAIATSKLNAEVAHVEAGLRSFDRDMPEEVNRIVADHVADYLFAPTEETQELLLEEGIPEERIYVTGNTIVDAVIANRELAAEKSTILEDLNLKSGQYILMTAHRAETVDDQDVFRSVLDGVDRVATALDVPVVYPIHPRSRNKIGEFDIAVPDSIRLIDPVDFLDFLRLEDDAMLAMTDSGGVQEETCIMGTPCVTFRDSTERPETVDVGSNVVVGTASNAILDGAKSQVEKSNDWENPFGEGDAATRILDAILQSTQESKR; this comes from the coding sequence GTGACAGATATAACGATCGTTCTTGGAACACGTCCAGAGATAATCAAGTTATCACCGGTCGTAAGAGCCTGCGAGGAAAGGGAAATTCCGTGTACTGTTATTCATACAGGGCAACACTACTCTGATGAACTCGATTCTGTCTTCTTCGAACGCCTTGAACTGCCTGAACCGGATGTTAATTTGAAAGTCGGCTCAGAGAACCATGGGAAACAGACGGGGGAAATGCTCATTCATCTTGAAGAAGTTCTACTCGACAAAACCCCCGACGTTGTTCTGGTTCAGGGCGACACCAATTCCGTTTTGGCGGGTGCAATCGCAACGAGCAAGCTCAACGCAGAGGTCGCACACGTTGAGGCAGGCTTACGGAGCTTTGACCGTGATATGCCAGAGGAAGTGAATCGAATCGTTGCTGACCACGTTGCGGACTATCTCTTTGCCCCGACTGAAGAGACACAAGAGCTGCTTCTGGAGGAAGGTATCCCGGAAGAGCGCATCTACGTTACCGGAAACACGATCGTCGATGCAGTGATCGCCAATCGGGAACTCGCCGCTGAAAAAAGTACTATTTTGGAGGACCTCAACCTGAAAAGCGGGCAGTATATCCTCATGACGGCCCATCGGGCAGAGACGGTCGACGACCAAGATGTATTCCGATCCGTCCTCGATGGAGTCGATAGAGTCGCTACTGCACTAGACGTGCCCGTCGTCTACCCCATTCATCCACGGTCACGGAACAAGATAGGAGAATTTGACATCGCTGTCCCCGATTCGATAAGGCTGATCGATCCAGTCGACTTTCTCGATTTCCTTCGTCTGGAAGACGATGCGATGTTGGCGATGACCGATTCCGGTGGCGTGCAGGAGGAAACCTGTATTATGGGCACTCCGTGTGTCACGTTCCGCGATTCGACAGAACGCCCCGAGACCGTAGATGTTGGTTCAAACGTAGTCGTCGGAACAGCCTCAAACGCGATTCTCGACGGTGCTAAGTCTCAAGTCGAGAAATCGAACGACTGGGAGAATCCGTTCGGCGAAGGTGATGCGGCAACGCGTATTCTCGATGCTATTCTACAGTCTACTCAGGAAAGCAAAAGATAA
- a CDS encoding NAD-dependent epimerase/dehydratase family protein — protein MATILVTGGLGSVGAPLVDELESRGHDVWVVDLPWNEREKYYRADISEYRQIESVFEDRSFDYVYHLAGEFGRKNGEDYYETMWNSNAVGTKNILRLQQAHDFRLVFFSSSEVYGDYDDVMEESVPLKENPRQLNDYAISKWVNEQQILNAEDRHGIEAVRVRLFNTYGPGEKYSDYRSVVCKFCYRALHDLPYHVYEDHHRSFTYVADTVRTLANIVDNFHPGEAYNIAGDEYHNIKDLSDLVLDYLDKDDTDVEYRGTEEHNTLNKKASTEKAKRHLDHEQRIPLEEGVPKTIEWMREYYDVE, from the coding sequence ATGGCAACCATTCTGGTGACTGGCGGGCTGGGAAGTGTCGGAGCTCCGCTCGTGGACGAACTCGAGTCCCGCGGTCACGACGTCTGGGTAGTTGACCTCCCCTGGAACGAGCGTGAGAAGTATTACAGAGCGGACATCAGCGAGTACAGGCAGATAGAATCGGTCTTCGAGGATCGGTCGTTCGATTACGTGTACCATCTGGCGGGGGAGTTCGGGAGGAAAAACGGGGAGGACTACTACGAGACGATGTGGAACTCGAACGCGGTCGGGACCAAGAACATTCTACGTCTACAGCAGGCACACGATTTCCGACTGGTCTTTTTCTCCAGTAGCGAGGTATACGGCGACTACGACGACGTGATGGAGGAAAGCGTCCCCCTGAAGGAAAACCCGAGACAACTCAACGACTACGCCATCTCTAAATGGGTGAACGAGCAGCAGATCCTCAATGCGGAAGATAGACACGGGATAGAGGCCGTTCGAGTGCGACTGTTCAACACGTACGGCCCGGGTGAGAAGTACAGCGACTATCGTAGCGTCGTCTGTAAGTTCTGCTACAGGGCCTTGCACGATCTTCCGTATCACGTGTACGAGGATCACCACCGATCGTTCACCTACGTCGCTGACACGGTACGCACCCTCGCAAACATCGTAGACAACTTCCACCCGGGAGAGGCATACAATATCGCAGGTGACGAGTACCACAACATCAAGGATCTGTCGGACCTCGTTCTAGATTATCTCGATAAGGACGACACCGACGTTGAGTACAGAGGAACCGAGGAACACAACACTCTGAACAAGAAAGCGAGTACCGAGAAAGCCAAACGTCACCTCGACCACGAGCAGCGGATCCCACTGGAAGAAGGGGTTCCGAAGACGATCGAGTGGATGCGGGAGTACTACGATGTCGAATAG